Proteins encoded together in one Triticum dicoccoides isolate Atlit2015 ecotype Zavitan chromosome 7B, WEW_v2.0, whole genome shotgun sequence window:
- the LOC119339490 gene encoding uncharacterized protein LOC119339490 — protein sequence MASPLSDIPDHLLAEIFLRLPDSEDLVRTSAACVSFHRLATDGSFLRRFRRLHAPPILGFLWAGGMFYPTLPPHPSAPAAHALNLAADFYFSFIPSHYRWTVQDIRDGRVLLEGDIEKDERPPVFKDLAVCDPLHRRYVLLPPPPHDLAASLEHPFPMGSEARCKAFLVPLGEEEVVAGVTTFRVILMANCKTSLAAFVFSSSTGQWEAAASKGWSDLALTEGDMAEMSWVHPFILRRHYAYGCFYWDWVEFGVQKLLLLDTRKMEFSIADLPPGEWNKEGGIAVVEAGEGRLGIFGFHGKTSSNLSYTIARNKGESPSQWEVEKTTPLDSGYRYFIRDATQSYLLFTRIDASSSLKDRLTGYFSMDVKTLQIQMVYEKQNYRLHETYPYINFPPSLLSSRRL from the coding sequence ATGGCGTCGCCTCTGTCGGACATCCCGGACCACCTCTTGGCCGAGATCTTTCTCCGGCTACCTGACTCGGAAGACCTCGTCCGCACCTCCGCCGCCTGCGTCTCCTTCCACCGACTCGCCACCGACGGCTCCTTCCTCCGAAGATTCCGCCGCCTCCATGCACCACCAATCCTCGGATTCCTCTGGGCCGGCGGCATGTTCTATCCCACTCTGCCGCCTCACCCCTCCGCGCCCGCCGCCCACGCGCTCAACCTCGCGGCCGACTTCTACTTCTCCTTCATCCCCTCCCACTACCGCTGGACCGTGCAGGACATCCGCGACGGCCGCGTCCTCCTTGAAGGCGACATCGAAAAAGATGAGCGGCCCCCTGTTTTCAAAGATCTCGCGGTGTGCGACCCCTTGCACCGTCGGTACGTCCTGCTCCCTCCGCCACCTCACGACCTAGCCGCTTCGCTTGAGCACCCGTTCCCCATGGGAAGCGAGGCCCGGTGCAAGGCTTTCCTCGTTCCCCTCggcgaggaggaggtggtggcgggagTGACAACATTCAGAGTGATCTTGATGGCAAATTGCAAAACTAGTCTGGCTGCCTTCGTCTTCTCCTCAAGCACTGGGCAATGGGAAGCCGCTGCGTCCAAGGGTTGGAGTGATTTGGCCCTTACCGAGGGCGACATGGCCGAGATGTCATGGGTCCACCCTTTTATTCTCAGGCGCCATTATGCTTACGGCTGCTTCTACTGGGACTGGGTGGAATTCGGGGTCCAGAAGTTGCTCTTGCTTGACACCAGGAAGATGGAGTTCTCCATTGCTGACCTCCCGCCCGGGGAATGGAACAAGGAAGGAGGAATAGCCGTTGTGGAGGCAGGGGAAGGCAGGCTTGGGATCTTTGGTTTCCATGGTAAAACTTCATCCAATCTCAGCTATACCATTGCACGGAACAAAGGTGAGAGTCCCAGCCAGTGGGAGGTAGAGAAGACAACCCCACTAGATTCTGGGTACAGATATTTTATCAGAGATGCAACCCAGAGTTACTTGCTCTTCACAAGGATAGACGCCTCATCGTCTCTAAAGGATCGACTTACTGGATATTTCTCAATGGATGTCAAGACGTTGCAGATTCAGATGGTTTATGAGAAACAGAATTATCGTTTGCATGAGACATACCCATATATCAACTTTCCACCATCATTGCTATCTTCAAGGAGACTATGA
- the LOC119338122 gene encoding uncharacterized protein LOC119338122 produces MPDPVSITAAVGWGVTALGWLASPIVPRILNKGFSFLGLNAAEKLKIIDTQVVQLQRVMEVVDESTYRLRLEPLLNDLRSAVYEAEDILDSVEYQRLKKQIQDAKSEGSTPPRKRDWLKKKILPCAMPSSPFKDKV; encoded by the exons ATGCCGGATCCGGTTAGCATTACTGCTGCTGTGGGATGGGGCGTAACCGCACTAGGTTGGCTCGCCTCGCCCATCGTTCCCAGAATCCTCAACAAAGGTTTCTCCTTCCTCGGCTTAAACGCGGCGGAGAAGCTCAAGATAATCGACACACAAGTTGTACAACTGCAGCGGGTGATGGAAGTGGTGGACGAGAGCACTTACAGGCTTCGCTTGGAGCCACTCCTAAACGACCTTCGATCCGCTGTCTACGAAGCCGAAGACATCTTGGACAGTGTCGAGTATCAGCGTCTCAAGAAGCAGATCCAAGATGCCAAGTCGGAAGGAAGTACGCCTCCACGTAAGAGGGATTGGCTGAAGAAGAAGATTCTTCCGTGTGCCATGCCGAGCTCCCCATTCAAAGACAAG GTCTAG